A single window of Debaryomyces hansenii CBS767 chromosome F complete sequence DNA harbors:
- a CDS encoding DEHA2F18722p (weakly similar to uniprot|P43573 Saccharomyces cerevisiae YFL023W BUD27 Protein involved in bud-site selection), with protein sequence MDGIVDQIQRTASGLNVKRKLLLNQIDLYKDLQAKIDMKAEKTMVLLGDGYFVEMSPKDAKDYLKRRITNVNDIVEGFNTKIRDAENTMDHISKFREIETKNGKKESNNEEGLPFFDIQEELDDEDNILSVKINNKSQTFEKSKSNKEEQVDEGLPMMDIQEEIDEDGNVKSVKINNKVQKIDEKVEEKHLKQNEPLILKEQNQNSDKTEEIDSQDGNQLSELLQDMGLVPSKKSNEINIDQDKLLDKIDELKIDANDKFKLKQICVEGYKSLQDQSFEKTGNDDDQDAEKTDEEIISNLVVENNLQHLLSTDDADKSRKKGVEGNQLALDGNELLELELIADKFDDINNSMMHADDEEWDFEFDDEGEEHDDDDDEEEDFSDDLLYGNSGATFIPQNEFSSGAQNFNNLLWKQVMDLRNKKAQAQTSNYNPANSRTKKSVRFSEKLEINEIENVSEELKNIDHFRQNISRFKQDRLSKSNDNEIQDVIMSLEKSKSNNFESPVNDIVERGPVSDIVEKDEPVSGIVGTDEPVNDIVERGPVSDIVERNGPVSDIVERNGPVSDIVERNGPVSDIVERNGPVSDIVERGPVSDIVERNGPVSDIVERNGPVSDIVERNETVRDIVEREPVSDIIEREPISDIIVRNEPVSDIIERDPISDIVEEPISKVHLDEMNKSTDAPDTNKPRISKFKQMKATSAPQQSPKPPIKTHIKSFEITDIEQGRTRKAAIEESIKETEDNPMHIMDTTLDYNSMQDDMDTMVKAYALGMYDDDIMTEGPVVEQLGDFETLNKIIESMPNREVSTAKSVESTNDNAEETFDPYLDQVGGEYQDDDDDDDDAPVLGDIMENDIVPPPDIEQTILDQEVTSNYHRLRQKLFFTNNTYQQDNNEFEPIDEHGNNLRISKFKASKHTSKHR encoded by the coding sequence ATGGATGGAATTGTGGATCAAATTCAGAGAACAGCTTCTGGCCTAAACgtgaaaagaaaattacTCTTGAATCAGATAGATCTATATAAAGATTTGCAAGCCAAAATAGATATGAAAGCAGAAAAAACTATGGTTTTGTTAGGCGATGGGTATTTCGTTGAAATGTCACCAAAGGATGCtaaagattatttaaagaGGAGAATTACAAACGTTAATGATATTGTGGAAGGATTTAACACTAAGATTAGAGATGCAGAAAATACCATGGATCATATTTCGAAATTTAGAGAAATTGAGACGAAAAATGGCAAAAAAGAGagcaataatgaagagGGCCTTCCGTTCTTCGATATTCAAGAGGAATTAGACGACgaagataatattttgagcgtaaaaatcaataataaaagcCAGACTTTTGAGAAAAGTAAAAGTAATAAAGAAGAGCAAGTAGATGAGGGACTCCCTATGATGGATATACAGGAAGAGATAGATGAAGATGGGAACGTTAAGAGTGTgaaaatcaacaataagGTTCAGAAAATTGACGAGAAGGTCGAAGAAAAGCATTTAAAGCAGAATGAAccattaattttaaaagaaCAGAATCAAAATTCCGATAAAACCGAAGAGATTGATAGCCAAGATGGTAATCAGCTATCTGAGCTATTGCAAGATATGGGTCTCGTTCCTCTGAAAAAATCCAAcgaaataaatatagatcAGGATAAATTACTAGATaagattgatgaattgaaaattgacGCAAACGATAAATTCAAGCTCAAGCAAATATGCGTGGAAGGATATAAGAGTTTACAAGATCAGAGCTTTGAAAAAACAGGTAACGATGATGACCAGGATGCTGAAAAGacagatgaagaaataatatcGAACTTGGTTGTGGAAAATAATTTACAACACTTATTAAGTACAGATGATGCAGATAAGTCCCGCAAAAAAGGTGTTGAAGGTAATCAACTAGCACTTGATggaaatgaattattggaattagaACTAATTGCggataaatttgatgacattaataattcaatgatGCATGCAGATGATGAGGAGTGGGACTTTGAATTTGACGACGAAGGCGAAGAAcatgatgatgatgatgatgaagaagaggatTTTTCAGACGACTTGTTGTATGGCAATAGTGGAGCCACATTTATCCCGCAGAATGAATTTTCTTCTGGAGCACAAAACTTCAACAATCTATTATGGAAACAAGTTATGGACTTGAGAAATAAAAAAGCACAAGCACAAACATCTAACTATAATCCCGCTAATAGTAGGACAAAGAAATCTGTCAGATTTTCAGAGAAATTggaaattaatgaaattgagaACGTCAGTgaggaattgaagaatattgatCACTTTAGacagaatatttcaagatttaAACAAGACAGGCTAAGTAAGTccaatgataatgaaatacaGGATGTTATAATGCTGCttgagaaatcaaaaagcaataattttgaaagtCCCGTTAATGATATAGTTGAAAGAGGCCCTGTCAGTGATATAGTTGAAAAAGACGAACCAGTTAGCGGCATAGTTGGAACAGATGAACCAGTTAATGATATAGTTGAAAGAGGCCCAGTCAGTGATATAGTTGAAAGAAACGGACCAGTCAGTGACATAGTTGAAAGAAACGGACCAGTCAGTGACATAGTTGAAAGAAACGGACCAGTCAGTGATATAGTTGAACGAAACGGACCAGTCAGTGATATAGTTGAAAGAGGCCCAGTCAGTGATATAGTTGAACGAAACGGACCAGTCAGTGATATAGTTGAACGAAACGGACCAGTCAGTGACATAGTTGAAAGAAACGAAACAGTTCGTGACATAGTCGAAAGAGAACCAGTTAGcgatattattgaaagagaaCCAATCAGTGACATAATTGTACGAAACGAACCAGTCAGCGATATCATTGAAAGAGATCCGATCAGCGATATTGTAGAAGAGCCAATTAGCAAAGTTCACCTCGATGAGATGAATAAAAGTACAGATGCACCAGACACAAATAAGCCCAGAATATCCAAATTCAAACAGATGAAGGCGACATCAGCACCGCAGCAATCGCCGAAACCTCCAATCAAGACCCATATCAAATCGTTTGAGATTACCGATATTGAACAAGGAAGGACAAGAAAGGCTGCGATTGAAGAATCCATCAAAGAAACAGAAGATAATCCGATGCACATAATGGACACTACTCTCGACTACAATAGCATGCAAGATGATATGGATACCATGGTCAAAGCTTATGCCTTAGGCATGtacgatgatgatataatGACCGAAGGACCAGTTGTCGAACAATTAGGCGATTTTGAGACgttgaataaaattatcGAATCAATGCCCAATCGAGAAGTCTCAACTGCGAAATCGGTCGAATCTACCAATGACAATGCCGAAGAAACCTTCGATCCGTACTTGGACCAGGTTGGTGGTGAATATCAAGATGACgacgacgatgatgatgacgcACCTGTATTAGGAGATATCAtggaaaatgatattgtaCCTCCACCGGATATCGAGCAAACAATTTTGGATCAGGAAGTCACGTCTAACTACCACCGGTTGAGACAGAAATTGTTTTTCACTAACAACACATACCAGCAAGACAATAACGAATTTGAGCCAATCGACGAACACGGAAACAACCTCAGAATTAGCAAATTCAAGGCTTCCAAACATACACTGAAACACCGCTAG
- a CDS encoding DEHA2F18744p (highly similar to uniprot|P32316 Saccharomyces cerevisiae YBL015W ACH1 Acetyl-coA hydrolase) translates to MSSILKQRVRYAPYLQKLRTAEQCVELFKHGQYLGWSGFTGVGAPKVVPDAIADHVEKNNLQGKLGFNLFVGASAGPEEGRWAENDMLLRRSPHQVGKPIAKAINTGKTKFFDKHLSMFPQDLTYGFYTREKENDLLDYTIIEATAITEDGSIVPGPAVGASPEMISVSDKIIIEVNTVTPSFEGLHDIDMPVNPPFRQPYPHTTVDYRTGLTAIPVDPSKVVAIVESQTRDKVPPNTPSDETSRNIANNLLEFFEHEAKLGRLPENLHPLQSGIGNIANAVVEGLADSKFKNLTVWTEVLQDSFLDFFESGSLDFATATSIRLTEAGFDKFYENWDTYSKKLCLRSQVVSNSPEIIRRLGTIAMNTPVEVDIYAHANSTNVMGSRMLNGLGGSADFLRNSKLSVMHTPSARPSKTDKTGVSCIVPFATHVDQTEHDLDIVVTDQGLADLRGLSPKERAREIITKTSHPDYRDQLTDYLDRATFYAEKSKCLHEPHILQDAFKMHLNFQENGTMKLDSWDKKF, encoded by the coding sequence ATGTCATCCATTTTAAAGCAAAGGGTTAGATACGCCCCATATTTACAGAAATTAAGAACTGCAGAGCAATgtgttgaattattcaaacaCGGTCAATATCTTGGTTGGTCAGGATTCACTGGTGTCGGGGCGCCAAAGGTCGTTCCAGATGCCATAGCTGACCACGTTGAAAAGAACAATTTGCAAGGAAAATTGGGATTCAACTTGTTCGTTGGTGCTTCGGCTGGACCTGAAGAAGGCAGATGGGCGGAAAACGATATGCTTTTGAGAAGATCCCCTCATCAAGTTGGTAAGCCAATTGCTAAAGCCATCAACACAGGGAAGACCAAATTTTTCGACAAGCACTTGTCGATGTTCCCACAGGATTTGACTTACGGGTTCTACACCAGAGAGAAGGAAAACGATTTGTTAGACTACACCATCATCGAGGCCACCGCCATCACTGAGGACGGGTCAATTGTCCCCGGTCCTGCTGTCGGTGCATCTCCAGAAATGATTTCAGTTTCTGACAAGATTATTATCGAAGTGAACACCGTCACACCATCTTTCGAAGGTTTACACGACATTGACATGCCAGTGAACCCTCCTTTCAGACAACCATACCCACACACGACTGTCGACTACAGAACTGGGTTAACCGCTATTCCAGTCGATCCATCTAAGGTTGTTGCCATTGTTGAATCCCAGACCAGAGATAAGGTTCCTCCAAACACCCCATCCGACGAAACTTCTCGTAACATTGCTAACAACTTACTTGAGTTCTTTGAACATGAAGCTAAATTAGGTAGATTACCTGAAAACTTACACCCATTACAATCTGGTATTGGTAACATTGCTAACGCTGTCGTCGAAGGTTTAGCTGACTCTAAGTTCAAGAACTTGACTGTTTGGACCGAAGTCTTACAAGATTCATTCTTAGACTTCTTTGAAAGTGGTTCATTAGACTTTGCCACAGCCACCTCCATTAGATTGACTGAAGCTGGTTTCGACAAGTTCTACGAAAATTGGGACACCTACTCAAAGAAATTATGCTTGAGATCTCAAGTCGTTTCTAACTCGCCAGAAATCATTAGAAGATTAGGTACCATTGCCATGAACACCCCTGTTGAAGTTGATATTTACGCCCATGCAAACTCTACTAACGTCATGGGTTCAAGGATGTTGAACGGTTTAGGTGGTTCCGCTGATTTCTTGAGAAACTCCAAGTTATCAGTTATGCATACCCCATCTGCAAGACCAAGTAAGACCGACAAGACCGGTGTTTCATGTATTGTTCCATTCGCTACTCATGTTGATCAAACCGAGCACGATTTAGATATTGTTGTCACCGATCAAGGTTTAGCTGATTTAAGAGGTTTATCTCCAAAGGAAAGAGCCAGAGAAATTATTACGAAGACTTCTCACCCTGACTACAGAGATCAATTGACTGATTATCTCGACAGAGCTACCTTCTATGCTGAAAAAAGCAAGTGCTTGCATGAACCTCATATCTTACAAGATGCTTTCAAGATGCATCTCAACTTCCAAGAAAACGGAACCATGAAGTTAGATTCCTGGGATAAGAAGTTTTAA
- a CDS encoding DEHA2F18766p (similar to uniprot|P35191 Saccharomyces cerevisiae YFL016C MDJ1 Protein involved in folding of mitochondrially synthesized proteins in the mitochondrial matrix), which yields MGKFNLYPSISNNIKRTVLNSIKPKSASRLGLFQSVQSKLQTRAFHSSRNVLINFDPYSTLGVEKSASAKDIKKAYYQLVKKYHPDVNKEKDAEKRFHKIQESYELLSDKEKRSQYDQFGAAAFDSNGNANPFAGGNPFGGSHGGNPFGGGAGGNPFGGMGFDFEDLFKQAFNGGAGGRGGGGGQFVTEHVGDNIEVLKTIGFKESIFGTKVEINYKAVDSCNTCKGSGMKKGKKKTTCSTCHGTGQSTHILGGFHMSSTCNSCHGTGVTIPSSDQCTSCKGNGVEEVPKSTSVDLPCGIADGTRLRIPGAGDAPFITKDPYNQTRNGDLIIRVHVSKDPVFTRSNNKIVVNQDIIMTTAALGGEIVVPTIDGQSIKLKLRPGVQNGKTLTIPEKGVPINRNIQNRGDMEVKINVKTLIPETPIQTALLEALADAFDDKNAKRTDAHWKLDLNEDEKDVKETFDEKDLHPSKLNRIGKFLGKFFNMKDEDKK from the coding sequence ATGGGGaagtttaatttatatCCATCGATAagcaataatataaaacGTACAGTTTTAAACTCAATAAAGCCAAAATCGGCTTCGAGGTTAGGCCTATTCCAGTCTGTACAATCAAAACTTCAAACGAGGGCGTTTCATTCGTCTCGTAATGTGTTGATCAACTTCGACCCGTACCTGACGCTAGGAGTGGAAAAGTCGGCTTCAGCTAAAGACATTAAGAAGGCATATTATCAATTGGTCAAAAAGTACCATCCGGATGTTAATAAGGAGAAAGATGCTGAAAAACGATTCCACAAGATCCAAGAGTCATATGAGTTATTGAGTGACAAAGAAAAGAGGTCTCAGTACGATCAGTTCGGTGCAGCAGCGTTTGATTCGAACGGTAATGCAAATCCATTTGCAGGTGGTAATCCATTTGGCGGGTCTCATGGTGGTAATCCATTTGGAGGAGGTGCTGGTGGTAACCCTTTCGGTGGCATGGGATTTGACTTCGAGGATTTATTTAAACAAGCATTCAATGGTGGCGCTGGTGGTAgaggtggtggtggtggcCAATTCGTGACGGAACATGTCGGAGATAATATAGAAGTCTTGAAGACGATAGGATTCAAAGAATCCATTTTCGGGACAAAGGTGGAAATCAACTACAAGGCAGTTGATTCATGTAATACGTGTAAGGGTAGTGGTATGAAGAAGGGTAAAAAGAAGACTACTTGTTCGACATGTCACGGTACGGGACAGAGTACCCATATTTTAGGTGGGTTCCACATGTCATCAACTTGTAACTCATGTCATGGGACTGGTGTGACTATTCCTTCCAGTGATCAATGTACTAGTTGTAAAGGTAATGGGGTGGAAGAAGTCCCAAAATCTACTTCGGTTGATTTGCCATGTGGTATCGCCGATGGTACAAGATTAAGAATTCCAGGTGCCGGTGATGCTCCTTTCATCACAAAGGATCCTTACAACCAAACTAGAAATGGTGATTTGATTATCAGAGTTCACGTTTCTAAGGATCCCGTTTTCACTAGaagtaataataagattGTTGTAAATCAAGACATTATTATGACTACTGCGGCATTAGGTGGTGAAATTGTAGTTCCAACGATAGATGGGCAAAGTATTAAGTTGAAGTTGAGACCTGGTGTTCAAAATGGTAAGACTTTAACTATTCCAGAGAAAGGTGTACCAATAAAcagaaatattcaaaacaGAGGTGATATGGAAGTTAAAATAAATGTCAAGACATTGATTCCAGAAACCCCTATACAAACTGCGCTTTTGGAAGCTTTAGCTGATGCATTTGATGACAAAAATGCTAAGAGAACGGACGCACATTGGAAGTTAGACTTAAACGAAGACGAAAAGGACGTTAAGGAAACTTTTGATGAGAAAGACTTACATCCTTCGAAGTTGAATAGAATTGGCAAATTCTTGggaaaatttttcaacatgAAGGATGAAGACAAGAAATGA
- a CDS encoding DEHA2F18788p (similar to CA1614|IPF18645 Candida albicans IPF18645): MSFATKSKDLPALPIVIENDNLEDIDIDTGKVNQREIVEYPNPYFHSNPSQYSKENLSMMSSKISLTSSHVPSIPKNKAPMTRPRSDSSNKFRPKSATSQYVVQLDKTPSNLTPSQRLKLRKLQLNNSISNFSLPPKDSGKRFMDEESDDDEEIGEYDCVFNVPFSQPLSSLAQREKFTSDNTDRKSLATDSTRSSSILSHDSFAETSSIVSCNCDDNLTGKRPSNYYDNSRINTTLNALSMDKLSMSKDAQDLSLLFSRNESVQINEESRQKRKMLNNFKRIPKSMPSTPLEGSFSDLSISKNNGSSEYRSQSNPRTLNHRSISQSVIPMSTKERKHQSAPSKYYTFTRPTWLPPKSSYDRIKHQKESQDIIYRALQKEAEERNNKLSQLEKIKKLRKKDVEVWETLNFGDDKISGEKKNSRKVQDMYWRGLSDKIRSRIWQKQIGNALNLNEKYCDIFFDKFDSIFIKKVNQLDSLLRNNAECVVALEEHAENSGNELYSGIKSAEINSTKNINVFLKANQNMLSVKTLYDRISHDLLDTYPDIKVFQSHEVLSALTRTIVSFVIYLNETRENIDINEQTFSQLNTNYYFSGMNTLAALLYYHNRSSYATFISLVNIYERKVPNLLLCYKSQTDRVNRQMYGRLLCESFMSIFETSFKKNLIRLYTHFNVIGLKSFEFIPDILSGLFSNLFNFELSCQIMDIYVFEDTPFLVKCLLALLKQMSFKLFGTKQEVLDLLGKNYREENNNRGSKQDTNRYLNVGYDYQFIKTVKEMVL, from the coding sequence ATGTCATTTGCtacaaaatcaaaagaCTTACCTGCATTACCAATTGTTATAGAAAATGACAACCTCGAAGACATCGATATAGACACAGGTAAAGTGAACCAAAgagaaattgttgaatatcCTAATCCATATTTTCATAGCAACCCAAGTCAGTATTCCAAGGAGAATTTGTCAATGATGTCGTCCAAGATCTCGTTGACAAGCTCACATGTACCATCAATACCGAAGAATAAAGCTCCGATGACGCGTCCAAGAAGTGACAgttctaataaattcagGCCAAAACTGGCTACGTCCCAATACGTTGTACAACTTGATAAGACTCCGCTGAACTTAACACCTTCACAAAGGCTTAAACTCCGTAAGCTTCAACTCAATAATAGTATATCCAATTTTAGCTTGCCTCCGAAAGATAGTGGTAAACGTTTCATGGACGAAGAAAGtgacgatgacgaagaaataGGCGAATATGACTGCGTTTTCAATGTTCCGTTTTCCCAACCCTTGTCATCTTTGGCTCAGAGGGAAAAGTTTACATCTGACAATACTGATAGAAAATCGTTGGCCACTGATTCTACTAGgtcatcatcaatattgagCCATGATAGTTTTGCTGAAACTTCATCTATTGTAAGTTGCAATTGTGATGATAATTTAACTGGTAAGAGACCTTCGAATTATTAtgataattcaagaataaataCGACTCTTAATGCGCTAAGTATGGATAAATTAAGCATGTCAAAAGATGCACAGGATTTGTCGTTGTTATTTAGTAGAAATGAATCTgttcaaataaatgaagaaagtCGACAAAAAAGGAAAATGTTAAATAACTTCAAGAGAATACCGAAATCTATGCCTTCAACTCCACTTGAAGGTTCATTTTCTGATTTATCTATATCCAAAAATAATGGGTCTTCGGAATATCGACTGCAATCTAATCCAAGAACATTGAATCATAGATCAATATCTCAATCTGTGATTCCCATGTCTACCAAGGAGAGAAAACATCAAAGTGCACCATCTAAATACTATACTTTCACAAGACCCACCTGGCTACCACCGAAATCATCATATGATAGAATTAAACATCAAAAAGAGTCGCAAGATATAATATACCGAGCTCTTCAGAAAGAAGCGGAAGAGAGAAATAATAAACTAAGTCAGTTAGAGAagattaaaaaattgagaaaGAAAGACGTAGAAGTCTGGGAAACTTTGAATTTTGGAGACGATAAAATACTGGgtgaaaagaagaatagTAGAAAAGTCCAAGACATGTACTGGAGAGGTTTACTGGATAAGATCAGATCCAGGATATGGCAGAAGCAAATTGGAAATGCCTTAAActtgaatgaaaaatattgtgacattttctttgataaatttgattccatttttattaaaaaggTGAATCAACTTGATTCtttattaagaaataaTGCTGAATGTGTGGTTGCGTTAGAAGAGCACGCTGAAAATTCTGGTAACGAATTGTATAGTGGAATTAAGAGTGCTGAGATAAATTCGactaaaaatattaatgtGTTTTTGAAAGcaaatcaaaatatgcTTTCTGTGAAGACCTTATATGACAGAATAAGCCATGATTTGTTAGATACTTATCCTGATATTAAGGTTTTCCAAAGTCATGAAGTTTTGCTGGCGTTGACTAGAACGATTGTCAGTTTCGTcatttatttaaatgaaaCCAGAGAGAacattgatattaatgaacaAACATTTAGTCAACTAAAcacaaattattattttagtGGGATGAATACATTAGCggcattattatattatcacAATCGAAGTTCGTATGCAACTTTCATTAGTTTGGttaatatttatgaaaGGAAAGTACCAAATTTATTGCTTTGTTATAAGTCTCAGACTGATAGGGTCAACAGACAGATGTACGGTAGACTCTTATGTGAAAGTTTTATGAGCATATTTGAAACCTCATttaaaaagaatttaattaGATTATACACACATTTCAATGTTATAGGTTTGAAATCCTTTGAGTTTATTCCTGATATTCTATCTGGATTATTCtctaatttatttaattttgagTTGAGTTGTCAAATAATGGATATTTATGTATTCGAGGATACACCATTTTTGGTGAAATGTCTTTTGGCTCTACTCAAGCAAATGTCATTTAAGTTATTTGGTACCAAGCAAGAAGTGTTAGATCTTTTGGGAAAGAATTATAGAGAAGAGAATAATAATCGGGGATCGAAGCAAGACACAAATAGATACTTGAATGTTGGGTACgattatcaattcattaaaacCGTGAAGGAAATGGTACTTTGA
- a CDS encoding DEHA2F18810p (similar to uniprot|P32499 Saccharomyces cerevisiae YLR335W NUP2 Protein involved in nucleocytoplasmic transport) codes for MSKRGASDQITRENHLDHESDDEPKSIKSASASVLAKRKILKPRGRTPGSSMASSASPAPSIGSNATGNSGLFGNATAQDGLKGTEQPGVKSFTFGSSQSSGKSDDKNEKIKALNTQFVAILNKNHKEGHVANFTEAAKKYIEYYDKIERGEVRIQDNSWTKPALESKSSQSLFGNATKPDDQPTPVVKPQPAVETKPESDSSSDSEDEIKVEGPKFTLNAKPTAKNSPFSFGPKPAKKVDSESDSESEVEIKGPTFNFNKPIKDNVFKLDGAKSANSGSNNSTSTQINDSKPAFTFGSSTAGKNDEPKPAFSFGASTAGKNDEPKPAFSFGASATEKKDEPKPAFSFGGSAEKKDEPKHAFSFGASAEKNDEPKSAFSFGASSFGASATEKKDESKPAFTFGASAEKKDEPKPAVSFGTSAEKKDESKPSFSFGTSATATEKKDEPKPAFSFGSSTEKKDESKPAFSFGSTTNGENKVMFSGSSTSDSTPKPFSFGSENKDTKEEKPKSSLQFSFNPPSQTSSEKPAFSFGSSNSGTPLFGKNNSTPSFTFNANNNKNEAESNSATPETQQEADPSEEDTGGNFKAVAQLSSEKLNNQTGEEDEEALYTKRSKLMLFDPSNSENPYTSKGLGDLKVLKNKATGKSRIVVRAEGGLRILLNTLVNKDMVYTTIGNGSMVRVPTVNPTDKSIETYILKVKTADDGQKLLEVLNDARK; via the coding sequence ATGTCGAAGAGAGGAGCAAGTGATCAAATTACTAGAGAGAATCATTTAGACCACGAGTCAGACGATGAGCCGAAGTCGATAAAGCTGGCATCTGCTAGCGTGTTGGCgaagagaaaaattcttaaaCCTAGGGGAAGAACGCCAGGATCGTCAATGGCGAGCTCTGCGTCGCCAGCACCGTCGATTGGATCGAACGCGACCGGAAACAGTGGGTTGTTTGGAAATGCGACGGCGCAAGATGGATTGAAGGGTACAGAGCAGCCGGGTGTGAAGTCGTTCACGTTTGGGAGTAGTCAGTCTTCGGGGAAATCAGACGACAAAAACGAGAAAATCAAGGCGTTGAACACGCAGTTTGTTGCGATATTGAATAAGAATCACAAAGAGGGGCATGTGGCTAACTTTACGGAGGCTGCGAAGAAATACATCGAGTACTACGACAAGATAGAACGGGGAGAAGTCAGAATACAAGACAATTCGTGGACCAAGCCAGCACTCGAGTCAAAATCGTCGCAATCATTGTTTGGAAATGCCACGAAGCCAGATGATCAACCTACGCCTGTTGTAAAGCCCCAGCCTGCGGTTGAGACGAAGCCTGAATCTGATTCGAGTTCTGACTCCgaagatgaaatcaaaGTAGAGGGTCCAAAATTCACATTAAATGCAAAGCCTACCGCTAAGAATTCTCCGTTTAGCTTTGGTCCAAAACCAGCGAAGAAAGTTGATTCTGAATCTGATTCTGAATCTGAAGTTGAAATCAAGGGGCCTACgttcaatttcaacaaacCTATCAAAGATAATGTTTTCAAGTTAGATGGGGCAAAATCTGCAAACAGTGGGTCTAATAACAGTACGTCTACTCAAATTAATGACTCTAAACCAGCATTCACTTTTGGTTCTTCTACTGCTGGAAAGAACGACGAACCAAAGCCCGCTTTTTCCTTTGGTGCTTCTACTGCTGGAAAGAACGACGAACCAAAGCCCGCTTTTTCCTTTGGTGCTTCTGCTACTGAAAAGAAAGACGAGCCAAAGCCTGCATTTTCCTTTGGTGGTTCCGctgaaaagaaagatgaaCCAAAGCATGCATTCTCCTTTGGTGCTTCGGCTGAAAAGAATGATGAACCAAAGTCTGCATTCTCATTTGGTGCTTCATCCTTTGGTGCTTCAGCTACCGAAAAGAAGGATGAATCAAAACCGGCTTTCACATTTGGTGCATCTGCTgagaagaaagatgaaCCAAAGCCTGCGGTCTCATTTGGCACGTCTGCTGAAAAGAAGGATGAATCAAAGCCGCTGTTCTCCTTTGGTACTTCTGCTACTGCTACTGAAAAAAAGGACGAACCAAAGCCTGCTTTCTCTTTCGGCTCTTCTACcgaaaagaaagatgaatCGAAACCCGCCTTCTCTTTCGGTTCTACTACCAATGGTGAGAACAAGGTCATGTTTTCTGGAAGTTCGACTTCAGACTCCACCCCAAAGCCATTCTCTTTCGGGTCGGAAAATAAGGatacaaaagaagaaaaaccAAAATCGTCCCTCCAATTCTCGTTTAACCCACCTTCTCAAACATCATCTGAAAAGCCTGCGTTTTCTTTTGGTTCTTCGAACTCTGGCACTCCATTATTTGGGAAGAACAATTCAACTCCATCCTTCACCTTCAatgccaataataataaaaacgAAGCCGAATCGAATTCTGCAACCCCAGAGACCCAACAAGAAGCTGATCcatcagaagaagatactGGTGGTAATTTCAAGGCTGTTGCTCAATTGtcttctgaaaaattaaataaccAAActggtgaagaagatgaagaagcaCTTTACACTAAGCGTTCAAAGTTAATGTTATTTGACCCATCAAATTCAGAAAATCCTTACACTTCTAAGGGCTTGGGTGATTTAAAAGTTTTAAAAAACAAGGCTACAGGAAAGTCAAGAATAGTTGTTAGAGCTGAAGGTGGGTTGAGAATTTTGTTAAATACGCTAGTTAACAAGGACATGGTCTATACCACAATTGGCAATGGTTCGATGGTTAGAGTTCCAACCGTTAATCCAACTGATAAATCTATTGAGacatatattttaaagGTCAAAACCGCGGACGATGGACAAAAGCTTTTAGAAGTACTCAATGACGCCAGAAAATAG
- a CDS encoding 40S ribosomal protein S25 (highly similar to uniprot|P07282 Saccharomyces cerevisiae YLR333C RPS25B Protein component of the small (40S) ribosomal subunit) produces the protein MAPKMQQTKAAKAAAALAGGKKGKKKWNKGKVKDKAQHVVLLDQDKYDRIMKDVPTYKYVSVSVLVDRLKIGGSVARVALRQLERDGIITPVVKHSKQAIYTRAE, from the coding sequence ATGGCTCCAAAGATGCAACAGACTAAGGCTGCGAAAGCAGCCGCCGCTTTAGCTGGTGGTAAGAAAGGTAAGAAGAAGTGGAATAAGGGTAAGGTTAAGGATAAGGCTCAACACGTTGTTCTCTTAGACCAAGACAAATACGACAGAATTATGAAGGATGTCCCAACTTACAAGTACGTTTCTGTCTCCGTTTTAGTTGATAGATTAAAGATTGGTGGTTCTGTTGCTAGAGTTGCTTTAAGACAATTAGAAAGAGATGGTATCATCACTCCAGTCGTCAAACACTCTAAACAAGCTATCTACACTCGTGCtgaataa